The Maniola jurtina chromosome 1, ilManJurt1.1, whole genome shotgun sequence genome has a window encoding:
- the LOC123881280 gene encoding alpha-methylacyl-CoA racemase — translation MALRGIKVVEMLGLAPGPFCGAILADFGASVTVVQKIDASPLDVLSNGKRVISINLKCNEGVEIFKKLCAESDVLLDTFRPGVLEKLGLGPTSLMKENGKLIYARLTGYGQNGEFKYKAGHDINYVAMSGILSMLSKNQQPPRPPLNIIADFAGGSLLCALGIVLALFERMKSGRGQIIDASMTEGAAYLGTWLYKSQNLPIWSGEPGTNALDGGLPCYASYKTKDNKFMAVGALEPQFYSNLLKGLELPEETYSQTDMECKKKFEEIFLTKTQQEWCEIFKNLDACVTPVLDIKSVDSHECNSSRKSFYKDHENLIVPEPAPRLSSTPGVSSGKQKPAEIGLHTSQILQELGYSKSEIKDFIIKNVVYARAQSNL, via the exons ATGGCTTTACGGGGTATAAAAGTTGTAGAAATGCTAGGATTAGCTCCAGGCCCATTCTGTGGAGCGATATTAGCCGATTTTGGCGCATCGGTTACCGTCGTTCAAAAG ATTGATGCATCACCTCTAGATGTTTTGTCAAATGGAAAAAGGGTAAtttcaataaatttaaaatgtaatgAGGGCGTTGAGATATTCAAAAAGTTATGTGCTGAATCCGATGTCTTATTGGATACTTTCAGACCAGGTGTATTAGAAAAATTGGGCCTGGGCCCCACATCACTTATGAAAGAAAATGGTAAACTTATATATGCAAGATTAACAGGTTATGGACAAAATGGTGAATTTAAATATAAAGCAGGCCATGACATAAATTATGTTGCTATGTCGGGTATACTATCCATGCTTAGTAAAAATCAACAGCCACCAAGACCACCCCTCAACATTATTGCTGATTTTGCTGGTGGCAGCCTTTTGTGTGCTCTTGGCATTGTATTagctttgtttgaaaggatgaAATCTGGTAGAGGGCAAATCATTGACGCAAGTATGACAGAAGGTGCAGCTTATTTAGGAACTTGGTTATATAAGTCACAAAATTTACCAATATGGAGTGGGGAACCTGGGACAAATGCTTTGGATGGTGGACTTCCATGTTATGCTAGTTATAAAACTAAGGACAATAAGTTTATGGCTGTTGGAGCTCTAGAACCTCAATTCTACTCTAACCTTTTGAAAGGATTAGAGCTGCCTGAGGAGACATACTCACAAACTGATATGGAATGCAAAAAGAAATTTGAAGAAATCTTTCTTACTAAAACCCAGCAGGAGTGgtgtgaaatttttaaaaacctggatGCATGTGTCACTCCTGTGCTTGATATAAAATCAGTCGACAGCCATGAATGTAACTCATCACGCAAGTCTTTCTATAAAGACCATGAAAATCTTATAGTGCCTGAACCTGCACCTAGGCTCTCTTCCACACCTGGAGTATCAAGTGGGAAACAGAAGCCAGCAGAAATAGGACTTCACACTAGTCAAATACTGCAAGAGTTGGGTTATAGCAAGTCTGAAATTaaggattttattattaagaatgTTGTATATGCCAGAGCACAATCAAATTTGTAA
- the LOC123881191 gene encoding protein O-glucosyltransferase 2-like, whose product MSPRSYSTFIFLLSFLFHKCLCYDYEIKVFGPGLRPEKIVMPARYFFVNFTSIDESTYSRELASKFAVEINGKSFDKDHCRLWTNTLDRKDGTFIVRYKLYETCNELSISIYYKHKHIRDSPFKFTGLIQPDQCDCPEKNLQSWIEQYQCPSSYTKIDEDLKPFKQLNMKDQVSKIIEKYHKPESTSFCHYVIKDNQIYRDCYGKHIGFNMFADNILLSLSRKVVMPDMEMVINLGDWPLLFKGMEPLPIFSWCGSTETIDIVMPTYDITESALENMGRVTLDTLSVQGNIECKWEDREPRAFWRGRDSRAERLKLIDIARAHPDLFNASLTNFFFFREKEAQYGPKLPHVSFFKFFDYKYQINVDGTVAAYRLPYLLAGGGLVLKQDSPYYEHFYGQLQPYKQYVPVKRDLSDLTDQLNWAIKHDEEAHNIAKNARQFANDNLLPQHIICYHAVLFSEWSKRISGEVSVHEGMTHVPQAKFACHCDNSQESTSHEEL is encoded by the exons atgtCTCCACGCTCATACTCTACTTTTATCTTTCTGTtatcttttttatttcacaagtgTTTATGTTATGATTATGAGATAAAGGTTTTCGGTCCTGGATTAAGACCTGAAAAAATTGTTATGCCGGCGAGATATTTTTTCGTTAATTTTACTTCCATTGATGAAAGCAC ATATTCTCGTGAACTAGCTTCAAAATTTGCTGTGGAAATTAATGGAAAATCTTTTGATAAAGACCACTGCCGCCTGTGGACTAACACCTTAGACCGCAAAGATGGGACTTTCATTGTTCGATATAAACTTTATGAAACATGTAATGAATTATCCATAAGCATTTATTATAAACACAAGCACATTCGGGATTCTCCTTTTAAATTTACAG GCCTTATCCAGCCAGACCAATGTGATTGTCCAGAGAAAAACTTACAATCTTGGATAGAGCAGTATCAATGCCCATCATCTTATACTAAAATTGATGAAGATCTCAAGCCATTTAAACAGCTAAATATGAAGGATCAAGTATCCAAAATTATTGAGAAATACCATAAACCTGAAAGCACAAGTTTTTGCCATTATGTTATTAAAGATAACCAGATTTATAGAGATTGTTATGGCAAACATATTGGGTTCAATATGTTTGCAGATAACATTCTATTATCACTCTCAAGAAAGGTGGTAATGCCTGACATGGAAATGGTGATAAATTTAGGTGACTGGCCCTTGTTGTTTAAGGGAATGGAGCCTTTACCAATCTTTTCATGGTGTGGTAGCACTGAAACAATAGATATTGTCATGCCTACTTATGATATTACTGAATCTGCATTAGAAAACATGGGAAG AGTTACGTTAGATACCCTATCAGTTCAAGGCAACATAGAATGTAAGTGGGAAGATAGAGAACCTCGTGCATTTTGGCGCGGCCGCGACTCTCGCGCAGAGAGGCTCAAACTTATTGACATAGCACGTGCTCACCCAGATCTCTTTAATGCTTCTCTTACAAACTTTTTCTTCTTCCGTGAAAAAGAAGCTCAGTATGGACCAAAGTTGCCACATGTATCTTTTTTCAAATTCTTTGAT tatAAATATCAAATAAATGTAGATGGAACAGTTGCAGCATACAGATTACCATATCTTCTGGCTGGAGGCGGATTAGTCTTAAAACAAGATTCACCATACTATGAGCATTTCTATGGACAGCTGCAGCCCTACAAACAGTATGTGCCAGTGAAAAGAGACCTCTCCGACTTGACTGATCAACTTAATTGGGCAATAAAGCATGATGAAGAGGCacataatattgcaaaaaaTGCAAGGCAATTTGCAAATGATAATTTATTACCACAACATATTATCTGTTACCACGCTGTACTGTTTTCA GAATGGAGTAAAAGAATATCTGGAGAAGTCAGCGTGCATGAAGGAATGACGCACGTGCCGCAAGCTAAATTTGCGTGCCACTGCGATAACAGTCAAGAAAGTACTAGTCATGAGGAGTTATAG
- the LOC123881204 gene encoding extensin-like: MSVAFAPRGNRPPLSPAQIQKMLDENAHLIQTIQEYQAKGQLMECHQYQQVLHRNLVYLASVADANQNIQLLLPPPHQLAAGNVQQGPLNPPSSGAEGPGSPQQPYRPPTGVSSTPTRPTQSYGQRPYPQNQYQGQYQGAPGGYPPQSGYGPPGQGYGPQNPTQQPQGYPPNSTYGPPITTAPSNYPPSTHPGPGYPPSANQQPYAPPPGSPAAAGSPYPVRGSSQPAYTGNSGYPPPQAGPNYPNVGVSSYNSTTSQPQPYQSQPFPNTTPTSAYSSTPVSQPNRSPQPPPSSYTSQIPTSTGYGSPSAQSPTYNSSSHGNNVPPSSGASGAPPQSAPPGQQYPPSGQPSPYPPATQPPYSNPSSQPGSPAPSVSTAPPQSSYPQNPQSYPPSGGAYPAHAYQQGYPPAQYPPSPYPYARAPAPGAPPPGAPQPYPGYGFQPPNQQ, encoded by the exons ATGTCGGTAGCTTTCGCACCTCGGGGCAACCGGCCTCCATTAAGCCCAGCTCAAATACAAAAGATGTTGGATGAGAATGCTCATTTGATTCAAACAATACAAGAATACCAAGCTAAAGGCCAGCTGATGGAGTGCCATCAGTACCAACAAGTGCTTCATAGGAATTTAGTATACCTGGCATCAGTCGCGGACGCTAATCAAAATATTCAGTTGTTACTTCCA ccTCCACATCAATTGGCTGCAGGCAATGTGCAACAAGGACCTTTGAACCCACCCAGTAGTGGAGCTGAAGGCCCAGGCTCCCCACAGCAACCATACCGCCCACCCACAGGAGTGTCTTCTACTCCCACTAGGCCCACACAGTCATACGGCCAAAGACCTTACCCACAAAATCAATATCAAGGACAATACCAAGGAGCACCTGGTGGTTATCCTCCACAAAGTGGCTATGGCCCTCCAGGGCAAGGCTATGGACCCCAAAACCCCACACAACAACCACAAGGATATCCTCCTAACTCTACTTATGGCCCTCCTATCACTACAGCTCCTAGTAATTACCCTCCATCTACACATCCAGGACCTGGATACCCACCCTCTGCAAATCAGCAGCCTTATGCTCCACCACCTGGAAGCCCAGCCGCTGCAGGCTCTCCTTATCCTGTTAGGGGCTCTAGTCAACCAGCTTATACTGGAAATTCAGGATATCCACCTCCACAGGCAGGCCCAAACTACCCCAATGTAGGTGTTAGCTCCTACAACTCTACTACATCTCAACCCCAACCTTATCAGTCACAGCCATTCCCTAACACCACACCTACATCTGCATACAGCTCCACACCAGTGTCTCAGCCAAACCGCTCCCCCCAACCTCCACCTAGCAGTTATACATCCCAAATACCTACAAGTACAGGATATGGGTCTCCTTCAGCACAATCTCCAACTTATAATTCTAGTTCTCATGGGAACAATGTTCCACCATCCTCAGGAGCATCTGGAGCTCCACCACAAAGTGCACCCCCGGGGCAGCAGTATCCTCCTTCAGGTCAACCATCTCCATATCCACCTGCAACACAACCTCCCTACTCCAATCCCTCATCCCAACCAGGAAGCCCTGCCCCTTCAGTGTCAACTGCACCTCCTCAGTCATCTTACCCACAAAACCCACAGAGTTATCCCCCTTCCGGAGGGGCATATCCCGCCCATGCTTACCAACAGGGCTACCCTCCTGCTCAGTATCCACCATCTCCATATCCTTATGCTCGTGCGCCTGCACCGGGAGCTCCGCCGCCTGGGGCCCCACAGCCTTATCCTGGTTATGGTTTCCAACCCCCAAACCAACAGTAG
- the LOC123881298 gene encoding 39S ribosomal protein L3, mitochondrial, which yields MSRSNLKLICSALNKMRIDCVTTRSCHFQPKYRPPYWYSPKDRVMSEDLLTQENRDFIEEVRQDKLNLQTALESPLAKIETQEVAQWDTATRRSGLIARKIGNYPLWSKDGKKFQTTLLQVVDNHVIKYIPPEEFKPMKTTKPNWRVKRKLGCLLIGSETVDPSTVTKDYCGLFSSVGMLPKRHLCRFMISPHAKMPTGTPLFATHFRVGDFIDVRAKTMDRGFQGVMKRWGFKGMPASHGVTKTHRRPGNIGAGGEKARVWPGTKMPGHMGNRWRILRGVKILRINTKYNILWTLGVGIPGETGAMCYLFDTVLPLRKLKTPPPFPTQPLVDDLPLEYYDESIHTFDRPTITFEES from the exons atgtctAGGTCCAATTTGAAATTGATTTGTAGTGCTCTAAACAAAATGAG GATCGATTGCGTGACGACCAGATCTTGTCATTTTCAACCTAAATATCGTCCTCCGTATTGGTATTCGCCGAAAGATCGAGTT aTGAGCGAAGATTTGCTCACGCAAGAAAATAGAGATTTTATAGAGGAAGTTAGACAAGATAAATTGAATTTGCAAACTGCTTTGGAATCACCGTTGGCGAAAATTGAGACGCAAGAAGTGGCCCAGTGGGATACCGCGACTCGAAGATCGGGTCTCATAGCACGTAAAATAGGAAACTATCCCCTATGGTCTAAAGATGGCAAAAAGTTCCAGACAACATTATTACAG GTTGTGGACAATCATGTTATTAAATATATACCACCGGAAGAATTTAAACCAATGAAAACAACTAAACCGAATTGGAGAGTAAAGCGGAAACTGGGTTGTCTTTTAATTGGTTCAGAGACTGTTGACCCAAGTACAGTTACAAAGGACTATTGTGGCCTATTCAGCAGTGTTGGTATGTTGCCGAAGAGACATCTGTGTCGCTTCATGATTTCGCCACATGCAAAAATGCCCACAGGAACACCATTGTTCGCTACACATTTTAGAGTTGGTGATTTTATTGATGTCAGAGCCAAAAC aaTGGATCGTGGGTTTCAAGGAGTAATGAAACGATGGGGTTTTAAAGGAATGCCAGCTTCTCATGGTGTAACCAAAACTCATAGAAGGCCAGGCAACATTGGTGCAGGAGGTGAAAAAGCAAGAGTCTGGCCTGGCACAAAAATGCCAGGTCACATGGGCAACAG GTGGCGAATTTTAAGGGGAGTAAAAATTCTTCGCATCAATACAAAGTATAACATACTTTGGACACTGGGAGTAGGAATACCTGGAGAGACAGGTGCTATGTGTTATTTATTTGACACGGTATTGCCATTAAGAAAGTTAAAAACTCCCCCTCCTTTCCCTACACAGCCGTTAGTAGATGATTTGCCTTTGGAATATTATGATGAATCAATACATACATTTGATAGACCTACAATAACCTTTGAGGAGTCTTAA
- the LOC123881245 gene encoding 2-oxoglutarate and iron-dependent oxygenase JMJD4 yields the protein MSNHIPIEIDIIHNIINSEQTHEETFPQTEIDCVNVFDTSYGNFYAKYMLHNLPCSIKNVSNNWKCSKEWIIEDRINYDYFTQEYGELDAPVADCDQIINFNSQCKCNMKVKDYMSYLRTQYKEKLLYLKDWHLKRLTNDLFYDVPMLFASDWLNEYALDNKEDDFMFVYIGPKDTWTPLHADVYSSFSWSVNVIGRKKWIMLPPGEEDKLKDAFGNLPFLFDPNIHKNVKYFEIIQERGDGIFVPSGWHHQVFNVLDTISINHNFINACNVELVWRALQENLVSVEKEIQEFRETPDFTSQCQLILKSVFGMDFASFIKFIIHIAQKRINHLEGKFCKLFNTYSLQKNHVIFDLHNILKIINFLENHPLNSNVILQSLVPQLLHIKNSINKVLK from the exons atGAGCAATCACATACCAATAGAAAtcgatattatacataatattattaatagtgAACAAACACATGAAGAGACCTTTCCTCAAACTGAAATAGATTGTGTTAATGTTTTTGATACAAGTTATGGAAATTTCTATGCTAAATATATGTTACACAATTTACCCTGCTCAATTAAAAATGTGTCGAATAATTGGAAGTGCTCCAAGGAGTGGATTATAGAAGATAGAATAAATTATGACTATTTTACACAAGAATATGGAGAACTAGATGCACCTGTTGCAGATTGCGATCAAATAATAAACTTCAATTCTCAATGCAAATGTAACATGAAAGTTAAAGATTATATGAGTTACTTAAGAACCCAATACAAAGAAAAACTTTTGTACCTCAAAGATTGGCACTTGAAAAGACTAACCAACGACCTGTTTTATGATGTTCCAATGTTATTTGCATCAGACTGGCTCAATGAATATGCCTTGGATAACAAAGAGGATGATTTCATGTTTGTTTATATTGGACCCAAAGATACATG GACACCTTTACATGCTGATGTTTATTCATCATTCAGCTGGTCGGTCAATGTTATCGGCAGGAAGAAATGGATAATGCTTCCACCAGGAGAAGAAGATAAATTAAAAGATGCTTTTGGAAATTTACCATTTTTGTTTGATCCAAATATAcacaaaaatgtaaaatattttgaaatcatcCAAGAAAGAGGGGATGGAATTTTTGTTCCCTCAGGATGGCATCATCAAGTTTTCAATGTGCTGGACACTATTTCtataaatcataattttattaatgcatGCAATGTTGAGTTAGTGTGGAGAGCATTGCAAGAAAATTTAGTTTCTGTAGAAAAAGAAATTCAGGAATTTAGAGAAACACCAGATTTTACATCACAGTGCCAACTGATATTAAAATCAGTATTTGGTATGGATTTTGCATCATTCATAAAATTCATTATCCACATAGCGCAAAAAAGAATAAATCATCTAGAAGGGAAATTTTGTAAACTATTTAACACTTACAGCTTACAGAAAAATCATGTGATTTTTGATCTGCACAATAtattgaaaattataaatttcttgGAAAACCACCCTTTAAATTCAAATGTTATATTGCAGTCCCTAGTTCCTCAACTATTACATATAAAAAATTCCATAAATAAAGTTTTGAAGTAA